A single region of the Vespula pensylvanica isolate Volc-1 chromosome 8, ASM1446617v1, whole genome shotgun sequence genome encodes:
- the LOC122630901 gene encoding transmembrane protein 184B isoform X1, whose protein sequence is MSSTFGTEASTVAVSMIDDTMTDATKNFENIVDKEATPIFLQTRAAQGIAGAFVWLALFLTCQQIYQHLRWYTNPTEQRWIVRILFIVPIYATYSWVSLLFFNSESYYVYFFTVRDCYEAFVIYNFLSLCYEYLGGEGNIMSEIRGKPIRSNCLYGTCCLVGKTYTIGFLRFCKQATLQFCLVKPVMAFVIIFLQAFGHYRDGDWSPDGGYIYITVIYNISVSLALYGLFLFYFATRELLTPFEPVLKFCTVKSVIFLSFWQGVLLAILEKANVISPVIDSLGQSTSAGTVSAGYQNFLICIEMLFAAIALRYAFPYQVYSAGCVTDSRGRSVTMQSISSSLKETMNPKDIMTDAIHNFHPQYQQYTQYSSGGPKGQRGMRVSSFDPDDPQNMPVPPPQRRNTSHQRVATISQNYNEKTMLLSSDDEFQ, encoded by the exons ATGAGTAGTACATTCGGAACGGAGGCATCAACGGTCGCGGTCTCGATGATTGACGATACGATGACCGATGCCACtaagaatttcgaaaatatcgttGACAAGGAAGCGACACCTATTTTCTTGCAGACTCGAGCTGCTCAGGGCATAGCCGGTGCTTTTGTCTGGTTAgctctttttttaacttgcCAACAG ATTTATCAGCATTTAAGATGGTATACCAATCCCACGGAACAACGATGGATAGTCAGAATACTATTCATTGTACCGATTTATGCTACTTATTCTTGGGTGTccctattatttttcaatagcGAAAGCTACtatgtttatttctttactgTACGAGACTGTTACGAAgcatttgttatatataactttctgTCCTTATGCTACGAGTACCTGGGTGGTGAAGGGAACATTATGTCTGAAATAAGGGGAAAACCAATACGTTCCAATTGCTTGTATGGAACATGCTGCCTAGTTGGAAAGACTTATACTATTGGTTTCTTGAGATTTTGTAAACAAGCAACTTTACAATTCTGCTTGGTCAAGCCTGTAATGGCTTTCGtcattatatttcttcaaGCATTTGGCCATTATAGAGATGGAGATTGGTCTCCAGATGGtggttatatttatataacagtGATTTATAATATCAGTGTATCTCTTGCTCTTTAtggactttttcttttttactttgcaACAAGAGAACTGCTCACTCCGTTTGAACCAGTTTTAAAATTTTGTACCGTCAAAAGTGtcatttttttgtcattttggcaag GAGTGTTATTGGCCATTCTTGAAAAAGCGAATGTAATTTCACCAGTAATAGATAGCTTAGGTCAATCAACAAGCGCTGGTACAGTTTCTGCTGgttatcaaaattttctaatttgcATTGAAATGTTGTTTGCTGCTATTGCATTGCGCTATGCATTTCCATATCAAGTATATTCAGCTGGTTGTGTTACTGACTCTAGAGGAAGAAGTGTGACAATGCAAAGTATTAGTAGCAGTTTGAAA GAAACTATGAATCCAAAAGACATAATGACTGATGCCATCCACAACTTTCATCCACAATATCAACAGTATACGCAGTACAGCTCTG GAGGACCGAAGGGGCAACGTGGTATGCGAGTATCCAGCTTTGATCCTGATGATCCACAAAATATGCCAGTACCACCACCACAGAGACGTAATACTTCTCATCAACGAGTTGCAACTATCtcacaaaattataatgaaaaaactaTGTTATTGAGTAGCGATGatgaatttcaataa
- the LOC122630901 gene encoding transmembrane protein 184B isoform X2 yields the protein MSSTFGTEASTVAVSMIDDTMTDATKNFENIVDKEATPIFLQTRAAQGIAGAFVWLALFLTCQQIYQHLRWYTNPTEQRWIVRILFIVPIYATYSWVSLLFFNSESYYVYFFTVRDCYEAFVIYNFLSLCYEYLGGEGNIMSEIRGKPIRSNCLYGTCCLVGKTYTIGFLRFCKQATLQFCLVKPVMAFVIIFLQAFGHYRDGDWSPDGGYIYITVIYNISVSLALYGLFLFYFATRELLTPFEPVLKFCTVKSVIFLSFWQGVLLAILEKANVISPVIDSLGQSTSAGTVSAGYQNFLICIEMLFAAIALRYAFPYQVYSAGCVTDSRGRSVTMQSISSSLKETMNPKDIMTDAIHNFHPQYQQYTQYSSDVNTNLPYEKL from the exons ATGAGTAGTACATTCGGAACGGAGGCATCAACGGTCGCGGTCTCGATGATTGACGATACGATGACCGATGCCACtaagaatttcgaaaatatcgttGACAAGGAAGCGACACCTATTTTCTTGCAGACTCGAGCTGCTCAGGGCATAGCCGGTGCTTTTGTCTGGTTAgctctttttttaacttgcCAACAG ATTTATCAGCATTTAAGATGGTATACCAATCCCACGGAACAACGATGGATAGTCAGAATACTATTCATTGTACCGATTTATGCTACTTATTCTTGGGTGTccctattatttttcaatagcGAAAGCTACtatgtttatttctttactgTACGAGACTGTTACGAAgcatttgttatatataactttctgTCCTTATGCTACGAGTACCTGGGTGGTGAAGGGAACATTATGTCTGAAATAAGGGGAAAACCAATACGTTCCAATTGCTTGTATGGAACATGCTGCCTAGTTGGAAAGACTTATACTATTGGTTTCTTGAGATTTTGTAAACAAGCAACTTTACAATTCTGCTTGGTCAAGCCTGTAATGGCTTTCGtcattatatttcttcaaGCATTTGGCCATTATAGAGATGGAGATTGGTCTCCAGATGGtggttatatttatataacagtGATTTATAATATCAGTGTATCTCTTGCTCTTTAtggactttttcttttttactttgcaACAAGAGAACTGCTCACTCCGTTTGAACCAGTTTTAAAATTTTGTACCGTCAAAAGTGtcatttttttgtcattttggcaag GAGTGTTATTGGCCATTCTTGAAAAAGCGAATGTAATTTCACCAGTAATAGATAGCTTAGGTCAATCAACAAGCGCTGGTACAGTTTCTGCTGgttatcaaaattttctaatttgcATTGAAATGTTGTTTGCTGCTATTGCATTGCGCTATGCATTTCCATATCAAGTATATTCAGCTGGTTGTGTTACTGACTCTAGAGGAAGAAGTGTGACAATGCAAAGTATTAGTAGCAGTTTGAAA GAAACTATGAATCCAAAAGACATAATGACTGATGCCATCCACAACTTTCATCCACAATATCAACAGTATACGCAGTACAGCTCTG ACGTTAATACCAACTTGCCGTATGAAAAACTATGA
- the LOC122631363 gene encoding ATP-binding cassette sub-family B member 10, mitochondrial: protein MTILCKFLATNIIHRKSTYFYTPTWQKYLHTICTSSKSVSKKTCTLTGLRCQTTKVLKTNVRDIPTKEILKTKKESDLKKLIILATPEKWRLFSAIAFLIVSSTVTMAVPFCLGKVIDTIYNVNIEKMTEKLNQLYLVLLGVFIIGAFSNFCRVYLMSTTGHKITYSLRRKAYTAILSQETAMFDIKSTGELVGRLTGDAQLVSSAITSNVSDGLRSLIMTTSGISMMFYVSPPLAIVGLSVVPIVAGTAIIYGRFLKKISRNVQDSLAVLNTEAEERISNIRVVKAYAQEAQEVKRYSSKLQDVLKLCYKESLYRGIFFGITGLSGNVIVLSVLYYGGVMVSDSTITIGDLSAFLLYAAYVGISMNGLSSFYSELNKALGASSRLFELIDRKPKIPIQGGKILENKLTGDIVFQNVNFFYPTRENSLILCDFNLHIPKHSITAIVGSSGSGKSTVAMLLLRLYDPSKGRILLDNYNIRELDPIWVKSQIGVVPQEPILFSGTIKENIVYGTENVIEREIEEIAKEAHVLEFTQKMKDGLNTIVGEKGITLSGGQRQRIAIARALVKKPTILILDEATSALDAESEHFVQKALERATHGKTVLTIAHRLSTIKNADKIVVIDQGKVVETGTYNNLMSLDQGHFKNLVKHQAFT from the exons ATGACCATTCTTTGTAAATTTCTTGCAACTAATATTATTCATCGTAaatctacatatttttatactccTACATggcaaaaatatttacatacgatTTGTACCTCATCGAAAAGTGTATCAAAAAAAACATGTACTTTAACTGGTTTACGATGTCAAACAACGAAagttttaaaaacaaatgttCGAGATATTCCTAcaaaagagatattaaaaacaaaaaaagaatcagatcttaaaaaattgattattttagcGACACCTGAAAAATGGAGGTTATTTAGTGCCATTGCTTTTTTAATAGTATCATCTACTGTAACAATGGCAGTTCCTTTTTGCCTAGGAAAAGTAATTGATACCATTTATAATgtgaatatagaaaaaatgacagaaaaattaaatcaattatatttagtGTTACTGGGGGTATTTATTATTGGTGCTTTTAGTAATTTTTGTCGTGTTTATCTAATGTCAACCACAGGCCACAAAATTACGTACTCTTTAAGGAGAAAAGCATACACAGCCATCCTCAGTCAAGAGACGGCAAtgtttgatataaaaagtaCAGGAGAACTTGTAGGAAGATTAACTg gAGATGCTCAATTAGTAAGTTCTGCAATTACTAGTAATGTATCAGATGGCTTAAGATCTTTAATTATGACAACAAGTGGAATATCAATGATGTTCTATGTATCTCCACCATTAGCTATTGTTGGTTTGTCAGTGGTACCTATTGTTGCTGGTACAGCTATTATTTATGGAcgtttcttaaagaaaatctCAAGAAATGTACAAGATAGTTTGGCAGTATTAAATACAGAGGCAGAAGAAAGAATTAGTAACATAAGAGTTGTTAAAGCTTATGCACAAGAAGCTCAAGAAGTTAAAAGATATAGTTCTAAATTGCAAGATGTTCttaaattatgttataaaGAAAGTTTATATAGAGGCATATTTTTTGGTATAACAGGTTTATCTGGAAATGTAATTGTATTATCTGTTCTTTATTATGGTGGAGTTATGGTATCTGATTCAACTATTACAATTGGAGATTTAAGTGCTTTTTTATTGTATGCGGCATATGTAGGAATATCAATGAATGGATTATCTTCATTTTACAGTGAATTGAACAAAGCTTTGGGTGCAAGTTCAcgtttatttgaattaattgaCAGAAAACCAAAAATACCTATTCAAGGTGGTAAAATATTGGAGAACAAATTGACGGGTGATATTGTGTTTCAAAATGTAAACTTCTTTTATCCTACAAGGGAAAATTCGCTTATCCTTTGcgattttaatttacatataccAAAACATTCAATAACAGCTATTGTTGGCTCATCTGGCTCTGGAAAATCTACAGTAGCTATGTTATTATTAAGACTTTATGATCCGTCTAAAGGAAGAATATTAttggataattataatatcagaGAGCTCGATCCAATTTGGGTAAAATCACAGATTGGTGTAGTTCCTCAGGAACCAATTCTCTTTAGTGgtactataaaagaaaatattgtgtaCGGTACAGAAAATGTAATAGAAcgtgaaatagaagaaattgcAAAAGAAGCACACGTCTTAGAATTTACACAGAAAATGAAGGACGGTTTAAATACTATCGTTGGAGAAAAAGGCATTACACTTAGTGGAGGTCAAAGACAAAGAATTGCTATTGCAAGAGCTTTAGTGAAG AAAccaacaattttaattttggaTGAAGCAACTAGTGCATTAGATGCTGAAAGTGAACATTTTGTTCAAAAAGCATTAGAACGTGCTACTCATGGAAAAACAGTACTCACTATAGCTCATAGACTCAGTACAATAAAAAATGCTGATAAAATTGTAGTGATAGATCAAGGAAAAGTTGTAGAGACAGGAACATATAACAATTTAATGAGTTTGGATCAAGGTCATTTTAAGAACTTGGTGAAACATCAAGCTTTcacataa
- the LOC122631361 gene encoding serine/threonine-protein phosphatase 4 regulatory subunit 2, which yields MENLEDVLQALDEFQKMRPTEIPRELEDYLCWVAKTGDPVYQWSMIKTLFREKLTRVMTDFYESCPTLELAPCPNVEHFNYDTMKSNLLERLESFANAPFTVQRICELLTAPRKEYNRVDKFMRAIEKNILVVSTREPGPIARRSENGDSMVNGSVDEAAPVTQPSQDVEMEYWEKDCTSTVTISVHTVENETPLLHTVIPSATVVKSVFGTDENQEKDGLSSSRSEGAVSNFIETSSEFSSVTNLTSQVQPQDSTTAPGMQNLSTITPEASGIVNDVPEAIMNEDTSSQPSLDLEDDPKVKEKIDSDTLVMNAEDEPANSVTTTEELKSSSELKTIITTDNTILPSTAEENILKTDMDKVDEKLNSESDIPDVQENVQGNIQSIDGRRVLTLENKSIENSCSMTNSEEIRCTPLKSYELETDVVASSEECTSTTLLTSNAMVSGILQNMEDSKEISMDISNNETLDIEHVKQNVEAKELTTEDVKPVIEDPDSKGSDVTENINNSNSDKSGVTIVEALEDESKVMKSIVPDPIPIIEEPKDPEPNIRKVDDISAPLEIIEEVKNDALNTNCQSTIKEKLISIKNHDLGDIEGNKTKSTCKIKENDSLVVDSTVCKNECGSMELMDVDDDESLSMFQGEPMEQETIELAKS from the exons ATGGAAAATTTGGAGGATGTATTACAAGCTCTCGACGAATTTCAGAAAATGCGACCAACTGAGATACCGCGAGAATTGGAAGATTATCTTTGTTGGGTTGCCAAAACAGGTGATCCGGTTTATCAGTGGTCAATGATAAAAACACTTTTCAGAGAAAAACTTACTCGCGTAATGACAGATTTCTACGAGAGCTGCCCGACTTTGGAACTTGCACCTTGTCCTAATGTTGAACACTTTAATTATGACACAATGAAAAGCAATCTTCTGGAACGACTAGAATCGTTTGCTAATGCACCATTTACTGTTCAACGGATCTGTGAGCTGCTAACTGCACCACGGAAAGAATATAATCGCGTAGACAAATTCATGCGTGCAATTGAGAAGAACATATTAGTAGTATCAACGAGAGAACCTGGCCCAATAGCGCGACGTAGTGAAAATGGAGACAGTATGGTCAATGGCTCTGTAGATGAAGCTGCACCTGTAACACAACCATCACAAGATGTTGAAATGGAATATTGGGAAAAAGATTGTACTTCTACAGTAACCATTAGTGTACACACTGTGGAAAATGAAACACCTTTATTACATACCGTTATTCCATCTGCGACAGTAGTAAAAAGTGTATTTGGTACGGATGAGaatcaagaaaaagatggtTTATCCTCATCCAGATCAGAGGGTGCAGTGTCTAATTTCATTGAAACTTCCTCAGAATTTTCATCTGTTACTAATCTAACCTCCCAAGTTCAGCCACAGGATTCGACAACCGCTCCAGGTATGCAAAACTTATCTACAATAACTCCTGAAGCATCAGGTATTGTCAATGATGTACCGGAGGCTATTATGAACGAAGACACAAGTTCACAACCAAGTTTAGATTTGGAAG ATGATCCtaaggtgaaagaaaaaatagacagTGATACATTGGTCATGAATGCGGAAGATGAACCAGCAAATTCTGTGACAACAACTGAAGAATTAAAATCAAGCTCAGAATTGAAGACAATTATAACTACTGATAATACTATACTTCCAAGCACagcagaagaaaatattttaaaaacagaTATGGATAAAGtggatgaaaaattaaattcagaATCTGATATTCCGGATGTACAAGAAAATGTTCAAGGAAATATACAAAGCATAGATGGTAGAAGAGTATTAAccttagaaaataaaagtattgaaAATTCTTGTTCCATGACTAATTCAGAAGAGATAAGATGTACACCTTTAAAATCTTATGAATTGGAGACAGATGTTGTAGCCTCGTCCGAAGAATGTACAAGTACTACATTATTAACAAGCAATGCTATGGTTTCaggaatattacaaaatatggAAGATTCTAAAGAGATCTCAATggatatttctaataatgaAACTTTAGATATAGAACATGTAAAACAAAATGTTGAAGCTAAGGAATTAACGACGGAAGATGTAAAACCTGTGATAGAAGATCCAGATTCGAAAGGCAGTGATGTCAcagagaatattaataattctaattctgACAAAAGTGGTGTTACAATAGTGGAAGCTTTAGAAGATGAAAGCAAAGTTATGAAATCCATAGTACCTGATCCAATTCCTATAATAGAAGAACCTAAAGATCCTGAACctaatataagaaaagtagACGATATATCAGCACCTTtggaaataatagaagaagTGAAAAATGATGCATTAAATACTAATTGTCAATCAACAAttaaggaaaaattaatttctattaagaATCATGATTTAGGAGACATTGAAGGTAATAAGACAAAAAGtacttgtaaaataaaagaaaatgactcTTTGGTAGTAGATAGTACTGTGTGTAAAAATGAATGTGGTTCAATGGAATTGATGGATGTAGACGATGATGAATCATTATCAATGTTTCAAGGTGAACCAATGGAACAGGAAACAATAGAGCTAGCTAAAAGTTAA